In Solea senegalensis isolate Sse05_10M unplaced genomic scaffold, IFAPA_SoseM_1 scf7180000012789, whole genome shotgun sequence, the sequence TCacaattcattttgtttgaaaatgagtttaaaattaaaacaaaaagtaaaatcacaTTGTCTAAACTTGCTTAACTCCTTCAGAATATGGTTTTCTGTATTTACTATGAAACTCCAGAAAATGTTTCTATGGGAATGTTCCTTGTAGTAAGATgatatttaaatagaaatagaatGTTATTGGTAATTTGGCTACTCTTTAATGTTGTATCTGCGGCATCTGAATTAGTCAAAAGTTTGTCAAATATGAAAAACTGAAACTATTTCTGATATCACCAAGACGATTATGAATTACTGTATAATTCTAGAAATATGCTACAATGTTAAAACAAGGAAGCTCACAGACAAATGACCAAAAGCAAAATGGACTCTGAAATGCAAACATcaacagctgtttgtttaacaacttttatactttatttgCTTCATAAATTATTAATTTGCTTCAAGTTGGATTTTCTTTTAAGCCAAAAATCGAAGCATATAATAAACTGTAATTGGTCTTCATCTGACTCACCAATAGCAGCCTTCACCTCCACAGGCTCAGACTCCGGTGAGAACTGACTGAGCCCTGCTGCGTTCACTGCCCTCACCCTGAACACGTACTTCTCTCCTGTCATCAGCCCGTGGCAGATGAACCTGTAAATCATGTTTCATTCTATGATTGTGGCACATTATCGTccataaaataagcaaaatccTGCCAAATCCTGCCAAAAAAGTGTTAATTTTACCTGGTTACATTCACCGGCTTGTTGTTGCACGGCTCCCACACGTGGCTGCCCACGATGCTCCCTTCAATGTAGTATCCCACCAACTCTTTGGCGTCACGGGACGCCTCCCAAGACACAACTACTGACGTGTCGGTGTTTCTCGTGGGAACCACTTTGCCTGGGGCAGATGGGATATCTGCAGGCAGGAACAAAGTACATCTAAAGAActtaaatgacaaacaaacaaaagcttttcTACTTTTCATAAAGCCTGAGTGTCTCCATTTCTGTTGATTTCTCACCAAGCTTGTCACCGACTGTGAAGGCCTCAGTTGGGTTAGAGGGTTCACCGACACCGGCAGAGTTGCAGCACCTGACGCGGAAACTGTAGGACTTCCCTTCAGCGAGATCAAACAATGCGAAACGAGGAGACTTGACAGGGATCTCCGTGTTCACTCTCTGCCAGCTGTCTGTGCCTGAGACACACTGACAAAGAAGAGGGCAGGGGTCAAACTGTTGTCCATCACAGGTGCACAAATGAACAACAAAATATATCTACAGTTTATGATTTCGAGCAGTGACTCGCAAACTTAAGAATGTTCTAAAACCATTTAAAATTTCCGGGTCGAACTGGAATTAGAACCAGTGACCTTAATGATGTGACgaaacagtgctagccactacgcCATTGTGTGGGCCTGTGctctacattttttaaatagtatgtattcatattttacagttattttaagCTTAATTGCacaatttaaaaaggaaaaagcttTGTACACTCTCACTGCTCATCTGCAGTGATCTCATagcccaccagggggccccaCCCAAAACCTAATTTTAACTAGGCAAAAACACTGAGTCAGGTGGACAGAGACTGAGCTGCACACCAAGGAGGGACTATTACAGAAAGCTAGTTTcaaggaaagagaaggaggcAATAACGCAATATTGCAGAAGCCACCTTCTGTAatacaccaaagaagaagacatggaAGACAgatcaaacaaaaatatcatttacCTTTTCCACATAGTACATGACTCCCTCCAGGCCTTTCTCCCCAGGTGGCTTCCAACTCAGGACAACATAGTTCTTGGTTGCTTCTGTAACCTGTAGCTCAAGGGGTCTGCCTGGAACAACGCCCTCTGGTGGCCAAAATATAATATAGGATAATATGACACTGAGTTGAACTGAGTGAACCTGCCCTTCTTGTTACTGGGCTTCATGTAAAATAGCAATGATAACTTCCTACCTGcaggctcctcctctgtgaCGATGATTTGTCCGGTCCAGGGGGCAGAAGTTCctaaaagcaaataaatcatcaaattCAAGTtaaactagtaccgcaagcggtaatcaacgggttcgagcttgacggctcgcgggtctccctgcgcccacctcgccgtgcgagtcctctagctcatcttccgttcattcattgcttgcggtagtagttattttcagcttggactattttcagcgtccatgtgttaagttagagggcacttcctgtttaaaatggcagacttcctctttttcctatttaatttaatttaatttaatttaatttaatttaatttaatttaatttaatttaatttaattttatgattaagtgcaatataggctatggtattggtattggtattggttcaatatgtgcagtaattgcaagttttaataaaaatttaaccctccacttgttttttttattttggccccccgtgtatttgactttggcattactgctttacagacatgttccgggcgggtttgaggtctcacatatcaagtttcaagtgaatacagcaatcccaattagagcagcatgagaaactgtaaatgttagatttgatagatttgtaggcaaatgcctccatcatgtggcgaacaaaggttactgcactgacgaaccactcagtagagtggatcctgtgcagtgttcttatgtcaacaccattgaacgatttgttatcatattcagcaagcatcatctaccatgtgttttacatgttttcattcattttgagtatgatacaatgaaatttgttaaagttataagggaaattgtgaacttgtattttatgttaccaccagaaggcgctgttttcaaaatgtacagtttttgcacaagcatcttcagcaa encodes:
- the LOC122760006 gene encoding myomesin-1-like; translated protein: MGTSAPWTGQIIVTEEEPAEGVVPGRPLELQVTEATKNYVVLSWKPPGEKGLEGVMYYVEKCVSGTDSWQRVNTEIPVKSPRFALFDLAEGKSYSFRVRCCNSAGVGEPSNPTEAFTVGDKLDIPSAPGKVVPTRNTDTSVVVSWEASRDAKELVGYYIEGSIVGSHVWEPCNNKPVNVTRFICHGLMTGEKYVFRVRAVNAAGLSQFSPESEPVEVKAAIGESDEDQLHLFCSSLLTPVGGGIPHGVLPEMGPGGNVGSLTEHRPRWTDTHETVQSLPVTKQKCSKKAQADTEAREGAGDAGSGCTEPDHNPNPAQNKSKGCKRGSVSCAPDLAKDSVSNSCTDVDPAAHLEPVTAEVQDQAVESANGPESTQAHEFTVVDTAANEDTARPRREST